The genomic DNA ATCTCACAAAAATGGGTCCTACATCCGGCAATTGCAGCCCAGCCCGGTTTGTTTTTATTACCGGTTCAGATGGGCGAGAGCGGTTGCGTCCCGCTTTGTCTGAGGGCAACGTTAATCGGGTAATGGGTGCGCCAGTTATTGCCATTGTTGCGCATGATCCGTTGTTTTTTGAGCAGTTGCCGCGTTTGTGCCCTCAAGAAAATTTGCGTTCGTGGTTTGCTTCAGATGTCGGATTGGCAGAAGAAACCGCCTTTCGGAACGGCACGTTGCAGGGAGCCTATATGATTATGGCTGCACGCGCCCTCGGTTTGGATGCTCTGCCAATTTCGGGGTTTGATCAAGCCTTGGTGGAAGATGCTTTTCTGGCTGAACAAGGATGGCGTGCAAACTTTTTACTGTGCTT from Acetobacter ascendens includes the following:
- a CDS encoding malonic semialdehyde reductase, whose amino-acid sequence is MLDENGLDLLFRKARTPLRWTTRTVEENLLRQLYDLTKMGPTSGNCSPARFVFITGSDGRERLRPALSEGNVNRVMGAPVIAIVAHDPLFFEQLPRLCPQENLRSWFASDVGLAEETAFRNGTLQGAYMIMAARALGLDALPISGFDQALVEDAFLAEQGWRANFLLCLGYGDFENQLPRAPRLVFEEACCVVS